In Haloterrigena turkmenica DSM 5511, a single genomic region encodes these proteins:
- a CDS encoding TIGR00296 family protein, giving the protein MSQRQGVELSYEDGARAVELAREAVESFVQHGQREQPGSMREAFYERTGAFVRLESTRGRGSLRGCAGGYRSGEQLGHVIVDSAIEAASEDSCGSEVTPSELPNLTVSVCAVRNVLLTDDPLADLELGTHGISIDGGGEGGWLYPTVPVENQWSAREYLDRTCRKAGLPPTAWQDDDVVVTLFEGQVFREREADGSIEEL; this is encoded by the coding sequence ATGTCCCAGCGACAGGGCGTCGAACTCTCCTACGAAGACGGTGCACGCGCGGTCGAACTCGCGCGCGAAGCCGTCGAATCTTTCGTACAACACGGGCAACGAGAACAACCGGGCAGCATGCGCGAGGCCTTCTACGAGCGAACCGGCGCGTTCGTTCGGCTCGAGTCAACGCGCGGCCGGGGGAGCCTTCGCGGCTGCGCCGGCGGCTACCGATCCGGGGAACAGCTCGGTCACGTGATCGTCGATTCGGCGATCGAGGCCGCCAGCGAGGACTCCTGTGGCTCCGAGGTGACCCCCTCCGAGCTGCCGAATCTCACCGTCTCGGTCTGTGCCGTCAGGAACGTTCTCCTGACGGACGATCCCCTGGCGGATCTCGAACTGGGGACCCACGGGATCTCCATCGACGGCGGCGGCGAGGGCGGCTGGCTCTACCCGACGGTGCCGGTCGAGAACCAGTGGAGCGCCCGCGAGTACCTCGATCGCACTTGTCGAAAGGCGGGGCTGCCGCCGACGGCCTGGCAGGACGACGACGTCGTCGTCACGCTGTTCGAGGGCCAGGTCTTCCGCGAGCGCGAAGCCGACGGGAGCATCGAGGAACTGTAG
- a CDS encoding helix-turn-helix transcriptional regulator yields MTAGVDPETEELLTLLEDEYARTIIVETYREARSADALSDACDADPSTVYRRIDRLQERGLLQDQQRLDPNGHHYKVYVASLEHVGIDVTEDGFDVTVEYAEEDAADTFTRLYEEFSG; encoded by the coding sequence ATGACGGCCGGCGTCGATCCCGAGACCGAGGAGTTGCTCACCCTCCTCGAGGACGAGTACGCGCGGACGATCATCGTCGAAACGTACCGCGAGGCCCGGTCGGCCGACGCCCTGAGCGACGCCTGCGACGCCGACCCCTCGACCGTCTACCGACGCATCGATCGCCTCCAGGAACGGGGGCTCTTGCAGGACCAGCAACGGCTCGATCCGAACGGCCACCACTACAAGGTCTACGTCGCCAGCCTCGAGCACGTCGGGATCGACGTCACCGAGGACGGGTTCGACGTCACGGTCGAGTACGCCGAGGAAGACGCCGCCGACACCTTCACACGGCTCTACGAGGAGTTTTCGGGATGA
- a CDS encoding CopG family ribbon-helix-helix protein — translation MPIVSVSMPADLIDRLDTHAADHDYTGRSEVVRESARTLLAEFEDDRLEDRPLAGVVSVFYEFGSQRVERRVTELRHEYDDVVASTDHGHVGEGCGCPSCDTDRDPESRSEPGYFVDLFVLEGDLEAMSTFVGTLRAIEAVDRVDYSLVPLDSIGQLRDG, via the coding sequence ATGCCCATCGTCAGCGTCTCGATGCCTGCAGACCTGATCGATCGACTCGACACCCACGCCGCCGATCACGACTACACCGGTCGCAGCGAGGTCGTCCGCGAGAGCGCGCGGACGCTACTCGCGGAGTTCGAGGACGACCGTCTCGAGGACCGACCCCTCGCCGGCGTCGTCAGCGTCTTCTACGAGTTCGGCAGCCAGCGCGTCGAACGCCGCGTGACGGAACTGCGCCACGAGTACGACGACGTCGTCGCCTCGACCGACCACGGTCACGTCGGCGAGGGGTGTGGCTGTCCGTCGTGCGACACAGATCGCGACCCGGAATCGCGGTCGGAACCCGGCTACTTCGTCGACCTGTTCGTCCTCGAGGGCGATCTCGAGGCGATGTCGACGTTCGTCGGCACCCTCCGCGCGATCGAGGCCGTCGATCGCGTCGACTACTCGCTGGTCCCGCTGGATTCGATCGGCCAGCTCCGGGACGGCTGA
- the cca gene encoding CCA tRNA nucleotidyltransferase encodes MSEEDAESDERGTSGTVDERGSSIDDDRDDVESVVAAIREHIEPDAEERDRLRTVADRLIERAEAAATERSPEADVMQVGSTARNTWISGDRDIDIFVRFPPELDRETLERYGLEVGHETLPEGHEEYAEHPYVKGTVEGFDVDVVPCFRLESAIEIRSAVDRTPFHTSYLQARLDDELTADVRLAKQFLKGIGAYGSDLRTRGFSGYLTELLVVEYGGFRELLEAAAEWQPPVELDPEDHGREHETAKASRNAEVGDADLPFDDPLIVIDPTDPERNVAAVCAAENVARLQHYARRFLEAPRTEVFEPDDPDPLDETALRAHLERRGTTPIAVQFEAPDLVEDQLYPQLRKSLEGITTGLDDRGFDVFRATTVADDTAVILAELAVANRPAVERHDGPPIHVRSHADGFYEAYADDPDAYGPFIDGDRYVTERPREFTTARGFLESDRLFDVGLGAHVETALEDEYEVLVGDGIATLCEEFGRELARYFEPRP; translated from the coding sequence ATGAGCGAGGAGGACGCCGAGAGCGACGAGCGAGGGACCAGTGGGACGGTCGACGAGCGCGGCTCGAGCATCGACGACGACCGCGACGACGTCGAGTCGGTCGTCGCCGCGATCCGTGAGCATATCGAGCCCGACGCCGAGGAGCGCGACCGCCTCCGGACGGTCGCCGACCGCCTCATCGAGCGCGCCGAGGCCGCCGCGACCGAGCGCTCTCCCGAGGCCGACGTGATGCAGGTCGGCTCCACCGCCCGAAACACCTGGATCAGCGGCGATCGTGATATCGACATCTTCGTGCGCTTCCCGCCGGAACTCGACCGCGAGACCTTAGAGCGCTACGGCCTCGAGGTCGGCCACGAAACGCTTCCCGAGGGCCACGAAGAGTACGCCGAACACCCCTACGTCAAGGGGACCGTCGAGGGGTTCGACGTCGACGTCGTCCCCTGTTTCCGCCTCGAGTCGGCGATCGAAATTCGCTCGGCCGTCGACCGCACGCCCTTCCACACCAGCTACTTGCAGGCGCGACTCGACGACGAGCTGACCGCCGACGTCCGGCTCGCCAAGCAGTTCCTCAAGGGGATCGGCGCCTACGGGAGCGACCTCCGAACGCGCGGTTTCAGCGGCTATCTCACCGAACTCCTCGTCGTCGAGTACGGCGGCTTCCGAGAGTTGCTCGAGGCCGCGGCCGAGTGGCAGCCGCCGGTCGAACTCGATCCCGAAGACCACGGCCGGGAGCACGAGACGGCGAAGGCGTCTCGGAATGCGGAGGTCGGCGACGCCGACCTCCCGTTCGACGATCCACTGATCGTCATCGATCCCACCGATCCCGAGCGCAACGTCGCCGCCGTCTGTGCCGCCGAGAACGTCGCTCGCCTCCAGCATTACGCTCGCAGGTTTCTCGAAGCCCCCCGCACCGAGGTGTTCGAGCCCGACGATCCCGATCCGCTCGATGAGACGGCCCTGCGCGCACACCTCGAGCGGCGGGGCACCACGCCGATCGCGGTCCAGTTCGAGGCACCCGACCTCGTCGAAGACCAGCTCTACCCGCAGCTACGGAAATCCCTCGAGGGGATCACGACCGGCCTCGACGACCGCGGCTTCGACGTCTTCCGGGCGACGACGGTCGCCGACGACACCGCGGTGATCCTCGCCGAACTCGCGGTCGCGAACCGGCCCGCCGTCGAGCGCCACGACGGGCCGCCGATCCACGTCCGGAGTCACGCCGACGGGTTCTACGAGGCATACGCCGACGATCCCGACGCCTACGGCCCCTTCATCGACGGCGATCGCTACGTCACCGAACGGCCCCGCGAGTTCACCACGGCTCGCGGATTCCTCGAGAGCGATCGGCTCTTCGACGTCGGGCTCGGCGCTCACGTCGAGACAGCCCTCGAGGACGAATACGAGGTGCTGGTCGGCGACGGGATCGCGACGCTGTGCGAGGAGTTCGGCCGAGAGCTGGCGCGGTACTTCGAGCCGCGACCCTGA
- a CDS encoding group I intron-associated PD-(D/E)XK endonuclease: MSDRTTCYENLEQPQKRGHATEAIVRAAFAVRDIPVLVPTSDNEPYDLVVEVGGRFHRIQCKTAYRKSEGTVAFETVVTRRRGDGYDREDYHGRAEYFAVYDPINDNRYLIPVSDAADGKMEIRFREPNNGQRVGINWAEDYLLEERLADLRRPR; this comes from the coding sequence GTGTCGGATCGAACCACGTGTTACGAGAATCTCGAGCAGCCACAGAAGCGCGGCCACGCGACCGAAGCGATCGTTCGGGCGGCGTTCGCGGTGCGCGATATCCCCGTCCTCGTTCCCACCTCCGATAACGAACCGTACGATCTCGTCGTCGAAGTCGGGGGTCGGTTCCACCGCATACAGTGCAAGACGGCCTACCGAAAGAGCGAGGGGACGGTCGCGTTCGAGACGGTCGTCACGCGACGGCGTGGCGACGGCTACGATCGCGAGGACTACCACGGACGCGCGGAGTACTTCGCGGTCTACGATCCGATCAACGACAACCGGTATCTGATTCCTGTCTCGGACGCGGCGGACGGGAAGATGGAGATTCGGTTTCGGGAACCGAACAACGGGCAACGGGTCGGGATCAACTGGGCCGAAGATTACCTGCTCGAGGAGCGACTCGCCGATCTCCGGCGGCCCCGATAG
- a CDS encoding histone family protein yields the protein MNVELPFAPVDTIIRRNAGDLRVSADASKELATRIQEHGSELAIDAAEQATRDGRKTLMAQDFGVETVVDKDDLELPVAPVDRIARLEIDDRYRVSMDARVALADILEDYADNVARAAATLARHADRRTITEDDIETYFSLFE from the coding sequence ATGAACGTCGAACTCCCGTTCGCCCCGGTGGACACGATCATCCGGCGGAACGCGGGCGATCTACGGGTGAGTGCCGACGCGTCGAAGGAACTCGCAACGCGGATTCAGGAACACGGAAGCGAGCTCGCAATCGACGCCGCCGAGCAAGCGACCCGAGACGGGCGCAAGACGCTGATGGCCCAGGACTTCGGCGTCGAGACGGTCGTCGATAAGGACGACCTCGAGCTGCCGGTCGCGCCCGTCGACCGTATCGCCAGACTCGAAATCGACGACCGATATCGCGTCTCGATGGACGCCCGGGTGGCGCTGGCAGACATTCTCGAGGACTACGCGGACAACGTCGCTCGAGCGGCCGCGACCCTCGCGCGCCACGCCGACCGCCGGACGATCACCGAAGACGACATCGAGACGTACTTCTCGCTGTTCGAGTGA
- a CDS encoding sensor domain-containing protein, with amino-acid sequence MSHRSGRSPPGTARRAVQTAITSPFRPQTYLNLLYLLLAFPLGLLYFVFLVTGVSLGVGLLVILVGAPILLAVLLASHVFAAFERASARYLLSVEIDSPEYPFLDDEDATDGFRSLLLGRETYKAMGFLVAKFAIGTAAFSMLVMLFTTAITLLLTPLYYHNPNVHVGFVNEGEPIQLTPSLQLPWNDLLIGAEFAVTITEWEVTSLPEALAVSAVGLLALLLSLAICNGFAWLVGQFSRVLLGSSSRAALEDLQDGLAR; translated from the coding sequence GTGAGTCACCGATCCGGTCGCTCCCCTCCCGGGACCGCCCGGCGGGCGGTCCAGACGGCGATAACGAGCCCGTTTCGTCCCCAGACCTATCTGAACCTGCTGTATCTGCTGCTGGCGTTCCCGCTCGGACTCCTCTATTTCGTCTTTCTGGTCACGGGGGTTTCTCTGGGCGTCGGCTTGCTGGTGATCCTCGTCGGCGCGCCGATTCTACTGGCAGTGCTTCTGGCCAGCCACGTCTTCGCGGCCTTCGAGCGCGCGAGCGCTCGCTACCTGCTCTCGGTCGAAATCGACTCGCCGGAGTACCCGTTCCTCGACGACGAGGACGCGACGGACGGGTTCCGCTCGCTCCTGCTCGGCCGCGAGACGTACAAGGCGATGGGCTTTCTCGTCGCGAAGTTCGCCATCGGGACCGCGGCGTTTTCCATGCTGGTCATGTTGTTCACGACCGCGATAACGCTCCTGCTGACGCCGCTGTACTACCACAACCCGAACGTCCACGTCGGCTTCGTCAACGAGGGCGAGCCGATCCAGCTCACGCCGTCGCTGCAACTGCCGTGGAACGACCTCCTGATCGGGGCCGAGTTCGCCGTCACGATCACCGAGTGGGAGGTGACGTCCCTCCCCGAAGCGCTCGCGGTCTCGGCCGTCGGACTCCTCGCGTTGCTGCTCTCGCTGGCGATCTGCAACGGCTTCGCCTGGCTCGTCGGCCAGTTCAGCCGCGTCCTGCTCGGCTCGTCCAGCCGCGCGGCCCTCGAGGACCTGCAGGACGGACTGGCCCGCTGA
- a CDS encoding histone deacetylase family protein has translation MQFGYSETCLAHDPGSRHPESPDRLRAIRERLKKKHGVEYVEADPCDLDRLAAVHEREYLESVREFCADGGGNWDPDTSAVEETWDAVCQSAGLACWAVEAALEGATGRRTPFSIGRPPGHHAVYDDAMGFCFVNNVAVAAQYALDAYDVDRVAIVDWDVHHGNGTQDIFYDRDDVFFVSIHEQGLYPGTGAVDETGEGAGEGTTMNIPMPAGTDDREYLAAVEGPISHALTDYDPDLLLISAGFDAHRHDPISRIRLSTEAYALMTDRFRTLADETDAAFAFILEGGYGLDVLADSVAIVHETFDGREPIEPDSEFGEKAESALDEVLEAHGLDIDLGD, from the coding sequence ATGCAGTTTGGCTACAGCGAGACTTGTCTCGCACACGATCCCGGTTCGCGCCACCCGGAGTCGCCGGACCGGCTCCGCGCGATACGGGAGCGACTGAAGAAGAAACACGGCGTCGAGTACGTCGAGGCAGACCCCTGCGATCTCGACCGGCTGGCGGCCGTCCACGAGCGGGAGTACCTCGAGTCCGTCCGGGAGTTCTGCGCCGACGGCGGCGGCAACTGGGACCCCGACACGAGCGCGGTCGAGGAGACCTGGGACGCGGTCTGCCAGAGCGCCGGGCTCGCCTGCTGGGCCGTCGAGGCCGCCCTCGAGGGAGCGACGGGGCGGCGGACGCCGTTCTCGATCGGCCGGCCGCCGGGCCACCACGCCGTCTACGACGACGCCATGGGGTTTTGCTTCGTCAACAACGTCGCGGTCGCCGCCCAGTACGCGCTGGACGCGTACGACGTCGATCGGGTCGCGATCGTCGACTGGGACGTCCACCACGGCAACGGGACCCAGGACATCTTCTACGATCGCGACGACGTCTTCTTCGTCTCGATCCACGAACAGGGGCTCTATCCGGGCACCGGCGCCGTCGACGAGACCGGCGAGGGAGCGGGCGAGGGAACCACGATGAACATCCCGATGCCCGCCGGCACCGACGACCGCGAGTATCTCGCGGCGGTCGAGGGGCCGATCAGCCACGCGCTGACCGACTACGATCCCGATCTGCTCCTGATCAGCGCCGGCTTCGACGCCCATCGCCACGATCCGATCTCGCGCATTCGGCTCTCGACGGAGGCCTACGCCCTGATGACCGACCGATTCCGGACGCTGGCCGACGAGACCGACGCCGCCTTCGCCTTCATCCTCGAAGGCGGCTACGGACTGGACGTTCTCGCGGACAGCGTCGCCATCGTCCACGAGACCTTCGACGGACGCGAGCCGATCGAGCCCGACTCGGAGTTCGGCGAGAAGGCCGAGTCGGCGCTCGACGAGGTTCTCGAGGCGCACGGACTGGATATCGACCTCGGGGACTGA
- a CDS encoding DUF7521 family protein translates to MTLESITAVASALTAVVGLFVAYLAYRGYRRNDSRTMRALAFGIVCIAVVPYVILYLADPSLGLTDAQGLLAITLSHTVGLAAIYRTFDRGSSDA, encoded by the coding sequence ATGACACTCGAATCCATCACCGCGGTCGCGTCCGCCCTCACGGCAGTCGTCGGACTGTTCGTCGCCTATCTCGCGTATCGCGGCTACCGGCGCAACGACAGTCGGACGATGCGCGCGCTCGCGTTCGGCATCGTCTGTATCGCCGTCGTTCCCTACGTGATCCTCTATCTCGCCGATCCGTCCCTCGGACTCACCGACGCCCAGGGCCTGCTCGCGATCACCCTCTCTCACACCGTCGGACTGGCCGCCATCTACCGGACGTTCGACCGCGGATCGTCCGACGCGTGA
- a CDS encoding single-stranded DNA binding protein, with protein MSDIEGVYEDLEADVSLEEFREAVEAKVEQMGGLADEETAAMLVAHEIGESEVGGIADIEPGMEEAKFVAKVLSIGDVRTFERDGEDEDGRVVNVEVADETGSVRAAFWDEHAEAATEELEEGQVLRIKGRPKEGFSGVEVSVDDVEPDPDTEIDVQVSDTHTVEALSLGLSNVNLVGLVLDTDSVRTFDRDDGSEGKVSNLVLGDETGRIRVTLWDEQADLATEFDPGETVEVIDGYVKERDGNLELHVGNRGAVEEVDEEVEYVPESTPIEDLEIGQTVDIAGVVRSADPKRTFDRDDGSEGQVRNIRVQDATGDIRVAMWGEKADLDVGPGDEVALGDVEIQDGWQDDLEASAGWQSTITVLESDSGSSGGESAADDASNENAGLSAFGGDADGPAEEESETSAASSDDARGTTGANADAETDEPTDGEELEFTGVVVQAGDPVVLDDGESTMSVATDADVGLGEEVTARGIVRDGRLEANDVF; from the coding sequence ATGAGCGACATCGAGGGCGTGTACGAAGACCTCGAGGCCGACGTTTCTCTCGAGGAGTTTCGCGAGGCCGTCGAGGCGAAAGTCGAGCAGATGGGCGGACTCGCGGACGAGGAGACGGCGGCGATGCTCGTCGCTCACGAGATCGGCGAGAGCGAGGTCGGCGGCATCGCCGACATCGAACCCGGCATGGAGGAGGCGAAGTTCGTCGCCAAAGTGCTCTCGATCGGCGACGTACGGACGTTCGAACGCGACGGCGAGGACGAGGACGGCCGCGTCGTCAACGTCGAGGTCGCCGATGAGACTGGCTCCGTCCGGGCCGCCTTCTGGGACGAGCACGCCGAGGCCGCCACCGAGGAACTCGAGGAGGGCCAGGTACTGCGAATCAAGGGGCGTCCCAAGGAGGGCTTTTCCGGCGTCGAGGTCAGCGTCGACGACGTCGAACCGGATCCGGACACGGAGATCGACGTCCAAGTTTCGGACACTCACACCGTCGAGGCCCTCTCGCTCGGTCTCTCGAACGTCAACCTCGTCGGGCTGGTCTTAGACACCGACAGCGTCCGCACCTTCGACCGCGACGACGGCTCCGAGGGGAAGGTGTCGAACCTCGTCCTCGGCGACGAGACCGGCCGCATCCGCGTCACGCTGTGGGACGAGCAGGCCGACCTCGCGACCGAGTTCGACCCCGGCGAGACCGTCGAGGTGATCGACGGCTACGTCAAGGAACGCGACGGCAACCTCGAGCTCCACGTCGGCAACCGCGGCGCCGTCGAGGAAGTCGACGAGGAGGTCGAGTACGTCCCCGAGAGCACGCCCATCGAGGACCTCGAGATCGGCCAGACGGTCGACATCGCGGGCGTCGTCCGCTCTGCGGACCCCAAGCGGACCTTCGACCGCGACGACGGCTCCGAGGGCCAGGTCCGGAACATTCGCGTCCAGGACGCGACCGGCGACATCCGCGTCGCGATGTGGGGCGAGAAGGCCGATCTCGACGTCGGGCCGGGCGACGAGGTCGCACTCGGCGACGTCGAGATCCAGGACGGCTGGCAGGACGACCTCGAGGCCTCCGCGGGCTGGCAGTCGACGATCACGGTTCTCGAGTCCGACTCCGGCAGTTCCGGCGGCGAGAGCGCTGCGGACGATGCGAGCAACGAGAACGCCGGTCTCTCGGCGTTCGGTGGCGATGCCGACGGCCCAGCCGAGGAGGAAAGCGAAACAAGCGCCGCCTCGAGCGACGACGCCCGTGGCACCACCGGTGCCAACGCCGACGCCGAAACCGACGAGCCGACCGACGGCGAGGAACTCGAGTTCACCGGCGTCGTCGTGCAGGCCGGCGACCCGGTCGTACTGGACGATGGCGAGTCGACGATGAGCGTCGCGACCGACGCCGACGTCGGCCTCGGCGAGGAGGTCACCGCCCGCGGGATCGTCCGGGACGGTCGCCTCGAGGCAAACGACGTGTTCTGA
- a CDS encoding ABC transporter ATP-binding protein, whose product MAAIETRNLTKRYGDEAALEGLELSVDEGEVFGFLGPNGAGKTTTIDLLLDFIRPTDGSATVLGHDAQDETDAVRDRVGILPDGFDLWERSSGYRHLEFALASKGGSESPEALLDRVGLDRADAERPVGDYSKGMAQRLAMAMALVGDPDLLILDEPSSGLDPHGIRTFQEIIREEAADGTTVFFSSHILGQVSAVCDRVGILDDGDLVTDDTIAGLRERSGVSSSLVVDVAEEPVVDLGEIDGITDVTVRQDGRLRVTYADPAAKALAIHRLVDSGATIVDFDVEEPTLEDLFTAFTGTDADSVRTGESSDGSGRASHPTTDGGARIDSSGSDRATVDAETGVDR is encoded by the coding sequence ATGGCGGCCATCGAGACGAGGAACCTGACGAAGCGCTACGGTGACGAAGCGGCCCTCGAGGGGCTCGAGTTGTCCGTCGACGAGGGCGAGGTGTTCGGCTTCCTCGGTCCCAACGGCGCCGGCAAAACGACGACGATCGACCTCCTGCTCGACTTCATCCGACCGACCGACGGTTCGGCGACGGTGCTCGGCCACGACGCGCAGGACGAAACCGACGCCGTCCGCGACCGGGTCGGCATCCTCCCCGACGGGTTCGACCTCTGGGAACGCTCCTCGGGGTATCGCCACCTCGAGTTCGCCCTCGCGTCCAAAGGCGGCAGCGAGTCGCCCGAGGCGCTGCTCGACCGCGTCGGCCTCGACCGCGCGGACGCCGAGCGCCCGGTCGGCGACTACTCGAAGGGGATGGCCCAGCGGCTGGCGATGGCGATGGCGCTGGTCGGCGATCCCGACCTGCTGATCTTGGACGAGCCCTCGAGCGGCCTCGATCCCCACGGCATTCGGACGTTCCAGGAGATCATCCGCGAGGAGGCCGCCGACGGGACGACCGTCTTCTTCTCGAGTCACATCCTCGGTCAGGTGTCGGCCGTCTGTGATCGGGTCGGCATCTTGGACGACGGCGACCTCGTCACCGACGACACCATTGCAGGCCTGCGCGAGCGCTCCGGCGTCAGCTCGAGTCTCGTCGTCGACGTCGCGGAGGAGCCGGTCGTCGATCTCGGCGAAATCGACGGCATCACCGACGTGACGGTCCGCCAGGACGGGCGGCTTCGGGTCACCTACGCCGATCCGGCCGCGAAGGCGCTGGCGATCCATCGCCTCGTCGACTCCGGGGCGACGATCGTCGACTTCGACGTCGAGGAGCCGACGCTTGAGGACCTCTTTACGGCGTTTACCGGGACGGACGCGGACTCGGTCCGGACGGGAGAGTCGTCCGACGGGTCGGGACGGGCCAGCCACCCGACAACCGACGGTGGCGCACGCATCGACTCGAGCGGGTCTGATCGTGCGACCGTCGACGCGGAAACGGGGGTGGACCGATGA
- a CDS encoding helix-turn-helix transcriptional regulator — MEHELKETDAEPVAVVNFLTQSPVRIAILDRLDETDRLSKTELRDEFDVSRVTVQRNLDALEDRDLIRSHVHEYEIRPLGELVADELDATIDTIAFAERIRPFLRWFPETALEFDVRALADATVVVSDSTDPYAPVNRHIEAIERADRFRCLLPAIGLPALTVAHERVVEHDQRQEIICSPALESTVRSEPEYRDLVADITSHDDCTMRVADSELTYYLGLFEEVVQIGVEDDDGIPRALVETEASEIRTWATRTYDCYRERSEPTSL; from the coding sequence ATGGAACACGAACTCAAGGAGACGGACGCCGAACCCGTCGCAGTCGTGAACTTCCTGACCCAGTCGCCGGTTCGGATCGCCATCCTGGATCGACTCGACGAGACCGACCGGCTGAGCAAGACCGAACTGCGCGACGAGTTCGACGTCTCGCGGGTGACGGTCCAGCGGAACCTCGACGCACTCGAGGACCGAGACCTGATCCGCAGTCACGTCCACGAGTACGAGATCCGTCCGCTGGGCGAACTCGTCGCCGACGAGCTCGACGCGACGATCGACACTATCGCCTTCGCCGAACGAATTCGACCGTTTCTCCGCTGGTTTCCCGAGACGGCACTCGAGTTCGACGTCCGAGCGCTCGCCGACGCCACGGTCGTCGTCTCGGACTCGACGGACCCGTACGCCCCGGTGAACCGCCACATCGAGGCGATAGAGCGGGCGGATCGCTTCCGGTGTCTGCTTCCGGCGATCGGGTTACCGGCGCTGACGGTCGCCCACGAGCGCGTCGTCGAGCACGATCAGCGCCAGGAAATCATCTGCAGTCCAGCCCTCGAGTCGACGGTGCGATCGGAACCGGAGTATCGGGACCTGGTCGCCGATATCACGTCCCACGACGACTGCACGATGCGCGTCGCGGACAGCGAACTCACCTACTATCTCGGCCTCTTCGAGGAGGTCGTCCAGATCGGCGTCGAGGACGACGACGGCATCCCTCGAGCGCTGGTCGAAACCGAGGCGTCCGAGATTCGGACGTGGGCGACCCGGACGTACGATTGCTATCGCGAGCGATCGGAGCCGACCTCTCTCTGA
- a CDS encoding DUF7521 family protein gives MIGTTSATTGGLEAIRGATASVAFRRPTSGRVVSPLGDSPALESSPTPDPVQVSVDSVGGSTPVVLAAIVTFFVATVLAVLVTYRFVEGYRRTKARPILWLAVGMFLLAPSPMFLRLLAGNVAAIPLSAQLLLTTLSELCGLLVILYAVYTT, from the coding sequence ATGATCGGAACTACCAGCGCGACGACCGGCGGGCTCGAGGCGATCCGCGGAGCGACTGCGTCCGTCGCATTCAGGAGGCCCACGTCCGGAAGAGTCGTGTCGCCGCTGGGCGATTCCCCTGCACTCGAGTCGTCGCCGACGCCGGATCCGGTTCAGGTCTCGGTCGACAGCGTCGGCGGATCGACGCCCGTCGTGCTCGCTGCCATCGTGACCTTCTTCGTGGCGACCGTCCTCGCCGTGCTCGTCACTTACCGGTTCGTCGAGGGCTACCGCCGGACGAAGGCACGGCCGATCCTGTGGCTCGCCGTCGGCATGTTCCTGCTCGCACCGAGCCCGATGTTCCTCCGCCTGCTCGCGGGCAACGTCGCGGCGATTCCCCTCTCGGCGCAGTTGCTGTTGACGACGCTGTCGGAACTGTGCGGCCTGCTCGTCATCCTCTATGCCGTCTACACCACCTGA